The Microbacterium luteum genome includes a region encoding these proteins:
- a CDS encoding ATP-binding cassette domain-containing protein: MSEVDATPHIADSHDVIRVVGARENNLKNVSVEIPKRRLTVFTGVSGSGKSSLVFATIANESQRLINETYPTFVQQFMGQLSRPEVDALENVSPAIIVDQERMGSNSRSTVGTATDVHAMLRLLFSRLGTPHVGSPQAFSFNVPSVSGAGAVTVQVGKDKGKKERRSFEITGGMCPDCEGLGEVSDIDLDELFDRTKSLQDGAITVPGYTVDGWMVKAFTESGFVDPATPIQDYTETERHDFLYKEPTKVKVGGINLTYEGLVPKITKSMLQKDRDALQPHVRAFVERAVKFSACAACGGTRLNEGARSSRIGDVNIAEAAAMQITDLAAWLRTIDDPAVAPLLSSLRQTVDSFVDIGLGYLSLDRSSGTLSGGEAQRTKMIRHLGSSLTDITYVFDEPTAGLHPHDIARTNRLLRRLRDKGNTVLVVEHKPEVIEIADHVVDLGPRAGRAGGEVQYTGDVAGLRESDTLTGRHLDHRVALKSTSRPHRGALEIRGATQHNLRGVDVDIPLGVLTVVTGVAGSGKSSLIHGNLPAFDDVVVVDQTPIKGSRRSSPATYTGILDTVRSAFAKANGVKPSLFSANSAGACIACKGLGVIITNLGFTQSVETRCDLCEGSGFSDEVLAYTLDGKNIHEVLSMSAAEAATFFPTGAAHTTLARMVDVGLGYLTLGQALNTLSGGERQRLKLAISMAKKGAVYVLDEPTTGLHLVDVDTMLALLDRLVEAGNTVVVIEHHQAVMAHADWIIDLGPGAGHDGGQIVFEGTPADLVASSDTLTAQHLRTYVGR; encoded by the coding sequence ATGTCCGAGGTCGACGCCACACCGCACATCGCCGACTCCCACGACGTGATCCGCGTCGTCGGAGCGAGGGAGAACAACCTCAAGAACGTCTCGGTCGAGATCCCCAAGCGACGTCTGACGGTGTTCACCGGCGTGAGCGGCTCGGGCAAGTCCTCCCTGGTCTTCGCGACGATCGCGAACGAGTCGCAGCGACTCATCAACGAGACCTACCCGACGTTCGTCCAGCAGTTCATGGGACAGCTCAGTCGCCCCGAGGTCGACGCGCTCGAGAACGTCAGCCCCGCGATCATCGTCGACCAGGAGCGCATGGGGTCGAACTCCCGGTCGACCGTCGGCACGGCCACCGACGTGCACGCGATGCTCCGTCTGCTGTTCAGCCGTCTCGGCACCCCGCACGTCGGCTCGCCGCAGGCGTTCTCCTTCAACGTCCCTTCGGTCTCCGGCGCGGGGGCGGTCACCGTGCAGGTCGGCAAGGACAAGGGCAAGAAGGAACGCCGCTCGTTCGAGATCACCGGCGGGATGTGCCCGGACTGCGAGGGGCTGGGTGAGGTCAGCGACATCGACCTCGACGAACTGTTCGACCGCACCAAGTCCCTGCAGGACGGCGCGATCACCGTTCCCGGATACACCGTCGACGGATGGATGGTGAAGGCCTTCACCGAGTCCGGCTTCGTCGACCCGGCCACGCCCATCCAGGACTACACCGAGACCGAACGGCACGACTTCCTCTACAAGGAGCCGACGAAGGTCAAGGTCGGCGGCATCAACCTCACCTACGAGGGGCTCGTGCCCAAGATCACCAAGTCGATGCTGCAGAAGGACCGCGATGCGCTGCAGCCGCACGTGCGCGCGTTCGTCGAGCGCGCCGTGAAGTTCAGCGCCTGCGCGGCCTGCGGCGGCACCCGTCTGAACGAGGGGGCGCGGTCGTCACGGATCGGCGACGTCAACATCGCCGAGGCGGCGGCGATGCAGATCACCGACCTCGCCGCCTGGCTGCGGACGATCGACGATCCCGCCGTCGCGCCGCTGCTGTCCTCGCTGCGTCAGACGGTCGACTCGTTCGTCGACATCGGCCTCGGCTACCTCTCGCTCGACCGGTCGTCGGGAACGCTGTCGGGCGGGGAGGCGCAGCGCACGAAGATGATCCGCCACCTCGGCTCCTCGCTCACGGACATCACCTATGTCTTCGACGAGCCGACGGCCGGACTGCACCCGCACGACATCGCCCGTACGAATCGGCTGCTGCGCCGGCTGCGCGACAAGGGGAACACCGTTCTGGTGGTCGAGCACAAGCCGGAGGTCATCGAGATCGCCGACCACGTCGTCGATCTCGGCCCCCGCGCCGGGCGAGCAGGCGGCGAGGTGCAGTACACCGGAGATGTTGCCGGCCTTCGGGAATCGGACACCCTCACCGGCCGCCATCTGGATCATCGCGTCGCCCTCAAGAGCACGTCGCGACCCCACCGAGGCGCCCTCGAGATCCGCGGGGCGACCCAGCACAACCTCCGAGGGGTCGACGTCGACATCCCGCTCGGCGTGCTCACCGTCGTCACCGGCGTCGCGGGGTCGGGCAAGTCGTCTCTGATCCACGGCAACCTGCCCGCGTTCGACGACGTGGTCGTGGTCGACCAGACGCCGATCAAGGGGTCGCGCCGCAGCAGTCCGGCCACCTACACCGGCATCCTCGACACGGTCCGATCCGCCTTCGCGAAGGCGAACGGGGTGAAGCCGTCGCTGTTCAGCGCGAACTCCGCCGGCGCCTGCATCGCCTGCAAGGGTCTCGGGGTGATCATCACCAACCTCGGATTCACGCAGAGCGTCGAGACGCGGTGCGACCTGTGCGAGGGCAGCGGCTTCAGCGACGAGGTGCTCGCCTACACCCTCGACGGCAAGAACATCCACGAGGTGCTGTCGATGTCGGCGGCCGAGGCCGCCACGTTCTTCCCCACGGGCGCCGCCCACACCACCCTCGCGCGCATGGTCGACGTGGGCCTGGGCTACCTGACCCTCGGGCAGGCCCTGAACACGCTGTCCGGGGGCGAGCGGCAACGGCTCAAGCTGGCGATCTCGATGGCGAAGAAGGGAGCCGTCTACGTGCTCGACGAGCCCACGACCGGGCTGCATCTCGTCGATGTCGACACCATGCTCGCGCTGCTGGACCGCCTGGTGGAGGCGGGGAACACCGTCGTGGTGATCGAGCACCACCAGGCGGTGATGGCTCACGCCGACTGGATCATCGACCTCGGCCCGGGCGCCGGGCACGACGGCGGTCAGATCGTGTTCGAGGGGACCCCGGCCGACCTGGTCGCGTCATCGGACACGCTCACCGCACAGCACCTGCGCACCTATGTCGGCAGGTAG
- a CDS encoding acyl-CoA dehydrogenase, translated as MADVAVRSSTPAEDKRTPEGGAPTAPHTADEAHEARIDVPAVTNALLGTWRETRREVRELIKDPVFWQEPGQSMAEHRARVLEQLHLLVDNDGSRRAFPTEYGGLEDNGANLAGFEELVLADPSLQIKSGVQWGLFGSAVYQLGTKKHHDLWLRDIISLDLPGAFAMTETGHGSDVAAIGTTATYDPETEEFVIHTPFRGAWKDYLGNAALHGKAATVFAQLITGGVNYGVHCFFVPLRDDEGAFLPGIGGEDDGVKGGLNGIDNGRLHFDNVRVPRENLLNRYGDVAPDGSYTSDIDSPGRRFFTMLGALVQGRVSLDGAATTATALALSIAITYANQRRQFDSGAGTDEVVLLDYAKHQRRLLPRLAQVYAQFFSHDELLRKFDGVFSGRTDTPDEREDLETLAAALKPLSTWNALDTIQESREACGGQGFLAENRMVDLHRDLDVYVTFEGDNNVLLQLVGKRLLGDFAKQFKGADAATLARFAVGQTAGKVFHGAGLRQLGQAVTDFGSTARSVELGLRGDHQQELLTDRVQQMIADIAGRLRPASKLPADEAAALFNENQSQLIEAARAHGELLQWEAFTDAVNKTADAGTKQVLTWLRDLFGLSLIERHLAWYLINGRLSAQRASAVSRYIDRLSARLRPHAQDLVDAFGFAPEHVRAPIASGAEQERQDAAAAHFAAERASGTAPVSEKSLQKKNKK; from the coding sequence ATGGCAGACGTTGCTGTCCGTTCGTCCACGCCCGCAGAAGACAAGCGCACACCCGAGGGCGGTGCGCCGACCGCGCCGCACACCGCGGACGAAGCCCACGAGGCACGGATCGACGTGCCGGCCGTCACGAACGCGCTGCTGGGCACGTGGCGCGAGACCCGCCGGGAGGTGCGCGAGCTGATCAAGGACCCGGTGTTCTGGCAGGAGCCGGGTCAGTCCATGGCGGAGCACCGCGCACGCGTGCTGGAGCAGCTGCACCTCCTCGTCGACAACGACGGCTCGCGCCGTGCCTTCCCCACCGAGTACGGCGGCCTCGAAGACAACGGTGCGAACCTCGCCGGGTTCGAAGAGCTCGTGCTCGCCGACCCGAGCCTGCAGATCAAGTCCGGCGTGCAGTGGGGCCTGTTCGGCTCCGCGGTCTACCAGCTGGGCACCAAGAAGCACCACGATCTGTGGCTTCGCGACATCATCAGCCTCGATCTGCCCGGCGCGTTCGCGATGACCGAGACCGGCCACGGCTCCGACGTCGCCGCCATCGGCACCACCGCGACCTACGATCCCGAGACCGAGGAGTTCGTCATCCACACGCCGTTCCGCGGGGCGTGGAAGGACTACCTCGGCAACGCCGCGCTGCACGGCAAGGCCGCCACCGTCTTCGCCCAGCTGATCACCGGCGGCGTGAACTACGGCGTGCACTGCTTCTTCGTTCCGCTGCGCGACGACGAGGGCGCATTCCTCCCCGGCATCGGCGGAGAGGACGACGGCGTCAAGGGCGGGCTCAACGGCATCGACAACGGCCGGCTGCACTTCGACAACGTGCGCGTGCCGCGCGAGAACCTGCTCAACCGCTACGGCGATGTCGCTCCCGACGGCAGCTACACGTCCGACATCGACAGCCCCGGTCGTCGCTTCTTCACGATGCTCGGCGCCCTGGTCCAGGGCCGCGTGTCCCTCGACGGTGCCGCCACGACCGCGACCGCCCTGGCGCTGAGCATCGCGATCACCTACGCCAACCAGCGGCGTCAATTCGACTCCGGCGCCGGAACCGACGAGGTCGTGCTGCTCGATTACGCCAAGCACCAGCGCCGGCTGCTGCCGCGCCTGGCGCAGGTCTACGCCCAGTTCTTCTCGCACGACGAGCTGCTGAGGAAATTCGACGGCGTCTTCTCGGGTCGCACCGACACCCCCGACGAGCGCGAAGACCTCGAGACCCTCGCCGCCGCCCTGAAGCCCCTGTCGACGTGGAACGCGCTGGACACCATCCAGGAGAGCCGGGAGGCGTGCGGCGGCCAGGGGTTCCTCGCCGAGAACCGCATGGTCGACCTGCACCGCGACCTCGACGTCTACGTCACCTTCGAAGGTGACAACAACGTGCTCCTGCAGCTGGTCGGCAAGCGCCTGCTCGGCGATTTCGCCAAGCAGTTCAAGGGTGCCGATGCCGCCACGCTCGCCCGCTTCGCCGTGGGCCAGACCGCGGGCAAGGTGTTCCACGGCGCCGGACTCCGCCAGCTCGGACAGGCGGTCACCGACTTCGGCTCCACCGCCCGCTCGGTGGAGCTCGGGCTGCGGGGCGACCACCAGCAGGAGCTGCTCACCGACCGCGTGCAGCAGATGATCGCCGACATCGCCGGCCGGCTGCGCCCGGCATCGAAGCTGCCGGCCGACGAGGCTGCGGCGCTGTTCAACGAGAACCAGTCGCAGCTGATCGAGGCTGCCCGCGCGCACGGCGAGCTGCTGCAGTGGGAGGCGTTCACCGACGCGGTGAACAAGACCGCCGATGCGGGCACGAAGCAGGTGCTCACGTGGCTGCGCGACCTCTTCGGACTGTCGCTGATCGAGCGCCACCTCGCGTGGTATCTCATCAACGGCCGCCTGTCCGCGCAGCGCGCGAGCGCCGTCTCGCGCTACATCGACCGGTTGAGCGCGCGCCTGCGTCCGCATGCGCAGGATCTCGTCGACGCGTTCGGGTTCGCCCCCGAGCACGTGCGGGCCCCTATCGCCTCGGGCGCCGAGCAGGAGCGACAGGATGCCGCCGCCGCTCACTTCGCCGCCGAGCGCGCATCCGGTACCGCCCCCGTCTCCGAGAAGTCGCTGCAGAAGAAGAACAAGAAGTAG
- a CDS encoding glycoside hydrolase family 3 protein: MAAETERPWLNADLSVEERVELLLSAMTVAKKAGLFFHTMIAIGDLDEDNPAFGLPAPRELVAGRHMSHFNLLGAAPTGRQMAEWHNALQELAASTRLGIPVTLSTDPRHSFSDNPGAAIMAGPFSQWPETMGLAAIGDEELVERFADIARQEYTAVGLRVALHPQVDLATEPRWARQTATFGEDADLAGRMGAAYIRGFQGEAFGVGSVSTMTKHFPGGGPQKDGEDPHFAYGREQIYPGGMFEHHLKPFEDAFQAGTRQVMPYYGMPVGTEHEEVGFGFNRSVITGLLRERYGFDGLVCTDWGLITDAEILGTPFPARAWGVEHLTPSERMMRVLDAGVDQFGGETCTALLVELVAAGEVAEERLDVSARRILREKFELGLFEQPFVDVAAADEIVGRADFRAAGEAAQRAAITLLADSGVLPLPTGRRLYVEGVDPEIAARYGTVVATPAEADVAVLRLRAPFEERGSTFENFFHAGSLAFPDDVIAHVREVAQAVPTVVDVLLDRPAILTPIVEDVAALTANWGASGAALFDVLTGVAEPQGRLPFDLPRSMAAVERSRPDVPFDTVDPLFRFGHGLSIALVVAAES, from the coding sequence GTGGCTGCCGAGACCGAACGCCCGTGGCTGAACGCCGACCTGTCCGTCGAGGAGCGCGTCGAGCTGCTCCTGTCGGCGATGACCGTGGCCAAGAAGGCAGGACTCTTCTTCCACACGATGATCGCCATCGGCGACCTCGACGAGGACAACCCCGCGTTCGGTCTGCCGGCACCGCGAGAGCTGGTGGCCGGACGGCACATGTCTCACTTCAACCTGCTCGGCGCCGCGCCGACGGGTCGGCAGATGGCCGAGTGGCACAACGCACTCCAGGAACTCGCCGCATCGACTCGACTCGGCATCCCGGTGACGCTGTCTACCGACCCGCGCCACTCCTTCAGCGACAACCCGGGTGCGGCGATCATGGCGGGGCCCTTCTCGCAGTGGCCCGAGACGATGGGGCTCGCCGCGATCGGCGACGAGGAGCTGGTCGAACGGTTCGCCGACATCGCGCGGCAGGAGTACACGGCCGTCGGCTTGCGGGTCGCTCTGCATCCGCAGGTCGATCTCGCGACCGAACCGCGCTGGGCTCGGCAGACCGCGACGTTCGGTGAGGACGCCGATCTCGCCGGCCGCATGGGCGCCGCCTACATCCGCGGCTTCCAGGGGGAGGCCTTCGGGGTCGGCTCCGTCTCGACGATGACCAAGCACTTCCCCGGCGGCGGACCGCAGAAGGACGGCGAGGATCCGCACTTCGCCTACGGCCGCGAGCAGATCTACCCCGGCGGCATGTTCGAACACCACCTGAAGCCGTTCGAGGACGCCTTCCAGGCGGGCACGCGCCAGGTCATGCCGTACTACGGCATGCCGGTCGGCACGGAGCACGAGGAGGTCGGCTTCGGTTTCAACCGGTCGGTCATCACCGGCCTGCTCCGTGAGCGGTACGGCTTCGACGGCCTGGTGTGCACCGACTGGGGTCTCATCACCGACGCCGAGATCCTCGGCACCCCGTTCCCGGCTCGCGCGTGGGGCGTCGAGCACCTCACGCCGTCGGAGCGGATGATGAGGGTGCTGGATGCCGGGGTCGACCAGTTCGGCGGCGAGACGTGCACGGCGCTGCTCGTCGAGCTCGTCGCCGCGGGCGAGGTCGCCGAGGAGCGGCTGGATGTCTCCGCGCGCCGCATCCTGCGTGAGAAGTTCGAGCTCGGCCTGTTCGAGCAGCCCTTCGTCGACGTCGCCGCCGCAGACGAGATCGTCGGCCGGGCCGACTTCCGCGCGGCCGGGGAAGCCGCCCAGCGCGCGGCGATCACGCTGCTCGCCGACAGCGGTGTGCTGCCGCTGCCCACCGGCCGCCGCCTGTACGTCGAGGGCGTCGACCCGGAGATCGCCGCGCGCTACGGCACCGTGGTCGCCACGCCCGCCGAGGCCGACGTGGCGGTGCTTCGCCTCCGCGCGCCGTTCGAGGAGCGCGGGTCGACCTTCGAGAACTTCTTCCACGCCGGCTCCCTCGCCTTCCCCGACGACGTCATCGCCCACGTCCGCGAGGTCGCGCAGGCGGTGCCGACGGTGGTGGATGTGCTCCTCGACCGCCCCGCGATCCTCACGCCGATCGTCGAGGATGTCGCCGCCCTCACCGCCAACTGGGGTGCGAGCGGCGCGGCGCTGTTCGACGTGCTGACGGGAGTCGCCGAACCCCAGGGGCGACTGCCGTTCGATCTGCCGCGCTCGATGGCGGCCGTCGAACGCTCCCGCCCCGACGTGCCCTTCGACACCGTCGATCCCCTGTTCCGGTTCGGCCACGGACTCTCGATCGCGCTGGTCGTCGCGGCTGAGAGCTGA
- a CDS encoding recombinase family protein has protein sequence MSEIADASTTGLSRPPHRESAVNGTDTAPLHLPHTAAECPKCFTELQQDRHWWQARPIGSKLVGLVISREDMPSVVEQREELTRFGVPIEGFRHPAPETLESWEQRLVRLFGTLTRGDVLVVANVHALGRDIDEETRTVAELHRRGVVVKVLSHGGHHLFAPGR, from the coding sequence ATGAGCGAGATCGCCGACGCGTCGACGACCGGACTGTCGCGCCCCCCGCACCGCGAATCCGCGGTGAACGGGACCGACACGGCACCGCTGCACCTGCCGCACACGGCCGCGGAGTGTCCGAAGTGCTTCACCGAGCTGCAGCAGGATCGTCACTGGTGGCAGGCGCGGCCGATCGGCTCGAAGCTCGTCGGGCTCGTCATCTCCCGCGAGGACATGCCCTCCGTCGTGGAGCAGCGCGAGGAGCTGACCCGCTTCGGCGTGCCGATCGAAGGTTTCCGGCATCCGGCGCCCGAGACGCTCGAGAGCTGGGAGCAGCGTCTCGTGCGCCTGTTCGGCACGCTCACCCGCGGCGACGTGCTCGTCGTCGCGAACGTGCACGCCCTCGGCCGCGACATCGACGAGGAGACCCGCACCGTCGCCGAGCTCCATCGCCGCGGTGTGGTCGTGAAGGTGCTGAGCCACGGCGGTCACCACCTTTTCGCGCCCGGACGCTGA
- a CDS encoding DNA-3-methyladenine glycosylase I, which produces MAESVRTGEDGIVRCGWIGDDPEYRRYHDEEWGRPLRGDRPLFEKMSLEGFQAGLSWITILRKRPRFREVFAGFDPVAVAAFDGDDVERLMADPGIIRNRAKILATIANAAIVRDMAEGEFDSLMWSFAPPPGPRPRTFAEVPATTPASDALSRELRRRGFRFVGPTTMYALMQSAGMVDDHVEGCFLAA; this is translated from the coding sequence GTGGCGGAGAGTGTGCGTACCGGTGAAGACGGCATCGTGCGGTGCGGGTGGATCGGCGACGATCCCGAGTACCGTCGCTATCACGACGAGGAGTGGGGCCGGCCGCTGCGCGGTGACCGCCCGCTCTTCGAGAAGATGAGCCTCGAGGGGTTCCAGGCGGGCCTGTCGTGGATCACCATCCTGCGCAAGCGGCCGCGCTTCCGCGAGGTCTTCGCCGGCTTCGACCCGGTCGCGGTGGCGGCGTTCGACGGCGACGACGTCGAACGCCTGATGGCCGACCCCGGCATCATCCGGAACCGCGCGAAGATCCTCGCGACGATCGCGAACGCGGCGATCGTCCGCGACATGGCCGAGGGAGAGTTCGATTCCCTGATGTGGTCGTTCGCGCCGCCTCCGGGACCTCGCCCGCGGACCTTCGCCGAGGTGCCGGCGACCACGCCGGCGTCCGACGCGCTCAGCCGCGAGCTGCGGCGTCGGGGCTTCCGCTTCGTGGGCCCGACCACGATGTACGCGCTGATGCAGTCGGCCGGCATGGTCGACGACCACGTCGAGGGATGCTTCCTGGCGGCGTGA